A window of the Vibrio ostreae genome harbors these coding sequences:
- a CDS encoding energy-coupling factor ABC transporter ATP-binding protein gives MSIKLTATQLSMRFKDRVLFHIADLSIGPNDAIYLKGDNGVGKTTLLKILSGLLSPSMGSVSQSRTWWRRLWHGRAHRDVIYLHQSPYLFDDTVYQNVVYGIRYCALSAKDKRAEVITALRMVGLETLADEHVSVLSGGEKQRVAMARAWILKPSILLMDEPSASLDQESIKRLVIMAKDLLDRGSSLVITSHQSNALTALCKKQWWIKDRTLIESPLLHIVKEEQENPYVTSLSN, from the coding sequence ATGTCGATTAAATTAACCGCGACGCAGTTATCAATGCGCTTTAAAGATCGCGTTCTATTTCATATTGCCGATCTGTCGATCGGGCCGAATGACGCTATCTATCTCAAGGGCGATAACGGTGTCGGTAAAACGACCTTACTCAAGATTTTGTCCGGATTGCTGTCACCCAGTATGGGCTCCGTTTCGCAGTCCCGGACCTGGTGGCGCCGTCTGTGGCACGGCCGGGCTCATCGCGACGTTATTTATCTTCATCAAAGCCCCTATCTGTTCGATGATACTGTCTATCAAAATGTAGTGTACGGGATTCGTTATTGTGCTTTGTCTGCCAAAGACAAACGTGCTGAAGTGATCACCGCACTGCGTATGGTCGGTCTGGAAACCTTAGCCGATGAGCATGTCTCGGTATTGTCCGGCGGTGAGAAGCAGCGCGTTGCCATGGCCAGAGCCTGGATTCTGAAGCCCTCTATTTTGCTGATGGATGAGCCGAGTGCGTCATTAGACCAGGAATCCATCAAGAGATTAGTTATAATGGCCAAAGACTTACTGGACAGGGGCTCCAGCCTGGTGATTACCAGTCACCAGAGCAACGCTTTGACCGCATTATGTAAAAAGCAGTGGTGGATAAAAGATCGCACCTTAATTGAGTCGCCATTACTGCATATTGTTAAAGAAGAACAAGAGAATCCCTATGTTACTTCCCTCTCAAACTA